One window from the genome of Streptomyces sp. NBC_01476 encodes:
- a CDS encoding cupin domain-containing protein has translation MSGKKGRVFLRGITSETYGLKEFRRSQLDAPRVRDDSIVVDDAKVGHSGDSAESRTWWRIGPGDDPFLTQSLQVHFVELPPHSSNHGHGHQNEAAFYILDGAGYEIHDDQRYEWAKDDMVIVHTDSVHRHFNPYDEMARCLIFKAKSMWMYLGLIQQGRSGPVENEDRFGPREDWSQVWTPNVDKLRKVVKVGDTKWETTPLGKVRVLSAPGDDVRTFSVDAFVLDIPAGSRSGKRWHMADEVLYVRSGGGYSLHWEVEAEIAEKYYARIAKEPTRHEIKAGDTLYVPHNTVAQHFSADGEPLVLISAQNRLFKQLGYDTVTYLENAPEYDAAQ, from the coding sequence ATGAGTGGCAAGAAGGGCCGGGTCTTTCTCCGGGGCATCACATCGGAGACGTACGGACTGAAGGAGTTCCGCCGCAGCCAGCTCGACGCCCCCCGGGTCCGGGACGACTCGATCGTGGTGGACGACGCGAAGGTCGGCCACTCCGGCGACTCCGCGGAATCGCGCACCTGGTGGCGGATCGGCCCCGGTGACGACCCCTTCCTGACCCAGAGCCTCCAGGTCCACTTCGTGGAACTGCCGCCGCACTCCTCGAACCACGGCCACGGCCACCAGAACGAGGCCGCCTTCTACATCCTGGACGGCGCCGGCTACGAGATCCACGACGACCAGCGCTACGAGTGGGCCAAGGACGACATGGTGATCGTCCACACCGACTCCGTGCACCGGCACTTCAACCCGTACGACGAGATGGCCCGCTGCCTGATCTTCAAGGCCAAGTCGATGTGGATGTACCTCGGCCTGATCCAGCAGGGCCGCAGCGGCCCGGTGGAGAACGAGGACCGCTTCGGGCCCCGCGAGGACTGGTCGCAGGTCTGGACGCCGAACGTCGACAAGCTCCGCAAGGTCGTCAAGGTCGGCGACACCAAGTGGGAGACCACGCCGCTGGGCAAGGTGCGGGTGCTCTCCGCCCCCGGCGACGACGTCCGTACCTTCAGCGTCGACGCCTTCGTGCTCGACATCCCGGCCGGCAGCCGCTCCGGCAAGCGCTGGCACATGGCCGACGAGGTGCTCTACGTCCGCTCCGGCGGCGGCTACAGCCTGCACTGGGAGGTGGAGGCGGAGATCGCCGAGAAGTACTACGCCCGCATCGCCAAGGAGCCGACCCGCCACGAGATCAAGGCCGGCGACACCCTCTACGTCCCGCACAACACCGTCGCGCAGCACTTCTCGGCCGACGGCGAGCCCCTGGTCCTCATCTCCGCCCAGAACCGGCTCTTCAAGCAGCTCGGCTACGACACCGTCACGTACCTGGAGAACGCACCGGAGTACGACGCCGCCCAGTGA
- a CDS encoding 2Fe-2S iron-sulfur cluster-binding protein gives MIYIGSAGDEYAVEADVGDTVMAAAVRNGVPGIVAECGGNCSCATCHVWVDDEFTPLVGPPGDMEEDLLDMAVSERRAGSRLSCQIRVTEELDGLTVAIPPEQP, from the coding sequence GTGATCTACATCGGCAGCGCCGGTGACGAGTACGCCGTCGAGGCCGACGTCGGTGACACCGTCATGGCGGCGGCGGTCAGGAACGGCGTTCCCGGGATCGTCGCCGAATGCGGCGGCAACTGCTCCTGCGCGACCTGCCATGTCTGGGTGGACGACGAGTTCACCCCGCTGGTGGGGCCGCCCGGGGACATGGAGGAGGACCTGCTCGACATGGCCGTCTCCGAACGGCGGGCCGGCAGCCGGCTGTCGTGCCAGATACGCGTCACCGAGGAGCTCGACGGGCTGACTGTCGCGATTCCGCCGGAGCAGCCCTGA
- a CDS encoding ABC transporter substrate-binding protein produces MHEVRQRRAGRMRRRAPLAAGALLLAGMLTACGSSAIGGSNDIQPAQQPEQLLPQAKQEGKVVWYTTFADSDVDDMISAFQKSYPGVKVDALRLSADKLPSRLVTEQRGRKYNADVISADCEPVYQLIQAGTLSPYEPPQVPPLPAQLQNLPKGYGNAVYILTSAIAYNPSGVKAQHLQPPTTIEDLTEPQWKGRFSIDPSAINWYESLITSMGHDKALQLVRKLGANSPLLVESHTQSLTQVQSGEPLASVNAYAYKAASLAKKTPTRMAFSNTDPQPAAAALAEVARDAPHPAAAKLFMDWLMSPEGQANVVSITNHTSLDTAAKNDTSVWNPAKWKPAWSLPVITADTYDRYLQEYQKALHAI; encoded by the coding sequence ATGCACGAAGTCAGACAACGAAGGGCGGGCAGGATGCGGCGCCGCGCGCCCCTGGCCGCGGGGGCCCTGCTGCTGGCCGGCATGCTCACCGCCTGCGGGAGCAGTGCCATCGGCGGCAGCAACGACATCCAGCCCGCCCAGCAGCCCGAGCAGCTCCTCCCGCAGGCCAAGCAGGAAGGCAAGGTCGTCTGGTACACGACCTTCGCCGACTCCGATGTCGACGACATGATCTCCGCCTTCCAGAAGAGCTACCCCGGGGTGAAGGTCGACGCCCTGCGGCTGAGCGCCGACAAGCTGCCCTCGCGCCTGGTCACCGAGCAGCGCGGCCGCAAGTACAACGCGGATGTCATCTCCGCCGACTGCGAGCCCGTCTACCAGCTGATCCAGGCCGGCACCCTGTCTCCGTACGAACCCCCGCAGGTGCCGCCGCTCCCCGCCCAGCTGCAGAATCTGCCCAAGGGCTACGGCAACGCGGTGTACATCCTCACCAGCGCCATCGCCTACAACCCCAGCGGCGTCAAGGCGCAGCACCTGCAGCCGCCGACCACGATCGAGGACCTCACCGAACCCCAGTGGAAGGGCCGCTTCTCCATCGACCCGTCGGCCATCAACTGGTATGAAAGCCTCATCACCTCCATGGGGCACGACAAGGCCCTCCAACTGGTCAGGAAACTCGGCGCCAACTCCCCGCTGCTGGTGGAGAGCCACACCCAGTCCCTGACTCAGGTGCAGTCCGGCGAACCGCTGGCCTCGGTGAACGCGTACGCCTACAAGGCCGCGTCCCTCGCCAAGAAGACGCCCACCCGGATGGCGTTCAGCAACACCGACCCGCAGCCCGCCGCGGCCGCCCTCGCGGAAGTCGCCCGCGACGCCCCGCACCCGGCGGCGGCGAAGCTCTTCATGGACTGGCTGATGTCCCCGGAAGGCCAGGCGAACGTGGTCAGCATCACCAACCACACCTCGCTCGACACCGCCGCGAAGAACGACACCAGCGTGTGGAACCCGGCGAAGTGGAAGCCCGCGTGGTCCCTGCCGGTCATCACCGCGGACACGTACGACCGGTACCTGCAGGAGTACCAGAAGGCCCTGCACGCCATCTGA
- a CDS encoding ethanolamine ammonia lyase-activating protein — translation MSSEAIVNDNLAAKFATEKESPYTRWVAAEGLDIIAAHYVQDLRTVELKPWERRGGRGVFINHEATRTSNDCYVCEIPAGGQLAPQRQLFEEMILVLDGHGSTRVWNDAGAEVTFEWGPNSLFAIPLNAHHQHFNGSGREAARFVSSTNLPPVINLYDDVDFVFHTERDFPSRFAGEPDYFAPKGEQKGLLLDTNFVADAVNLPLIEAKERGAGGGHIRFAMAKGSMNSHISQFPTRTYKKGHRHGPGAHVIILSGTGYSLMWPEGEEPKRYDWGPGTLIVPPNLWFHQHFNTGTEPGRYLAFKHEAVSLRNAQGVPKAWISRRIGGDQIDYADESPVVRETFRQALAEHGEKPEMDAAYEAELASLPPKP, via the coding sequence ATGTCCAGTGAGGCGATTGTCAACGACAACCTCGCGGCGAAGTTCGCCACCGAGAAGGAGTCCCCGTACACCCGCTGGGTGGCCGCCGAGGGGCTGGACATCATCGCCGCCCACTATGTGCAGGACCTGCGCACGGTGGAGCTCAAGCCGTGGGAGCGGCGCGGCGGACGCGGGGTGTTCATCAACCACGAGGCGACCAGGACCTCCAACGACTGCTACGTCTGCGAGATCCCGGCCGGCGGGCAGCTCGCCCCGCAGCGGCAGCTCTTCGAGGAGATGATCCTGGTCCTGGACGGCCACGGGTCGACCCGGGTGTGGAACGACGCCGGCGCCGAGGTGACCTTCGAATGGGGCCCCAACTCGCTCTTCGCGATCCCGCTGAACGCCCACCACCAGCACTTCAACGGCTCCGGCCGGGAGGCGGCGCGGTTCGTGTCGTCCACCAACCTGCCGCCGGTGATCAACCTCTACGACGACGTGGACTTCGTCTTCCACACCGAACGGGACTTCCCCAGCCGCTTCGCCGGCGAACCCGACTACTTCGCCCCCAAGGGTGAGCAGAAGGGCCTGCTGCTCGACACCAACTTCGTCGCGGACGCGGTGAACCTGCCGCTGATCGAGGCCAAGGAGCGCGGGGCCGGCGGCGGCCACATCCGGTTCGCGATGGCCAAGGGCTCGATGAACAGCCACATTTCGCAGTTCCCCACCCGGACGTACAAGAAGGGCCACCGGCACGGCCCGGGCGCGCACGTCATCATCCTGTCCGGCACCGGCTACAGCCTGATGTGGCCCGAGGGCGAGGAGCCCAAGCGGTACGACTGGGGCCCCGGCACGCTCATCGTCCCGCCGAACCTCTGGTTCCACCAGCACTTCAACACCGGTACCGAGCCCGGCCGTTACCTCGCCTTCAAGCACGAGGCGGTGTCGCTGCGCAACGCCCAGGGCGTGCCGAAGGCGTGGATCAGCCGGCGTATCGGCGGTGACCAGATCGACTACGCCGACGAGTCGCCGGTGGTGCGCGAGACCTTCCGCCAGGCGCTCGCCGAGCACGGCGAGAAGCCGGAGATGGACGCGGCCTACGAGGCGGAGCTGGCCTCGCTGCCGCCCAAGCCGTAA
- a CDS encoding tripartite tricarboxylate transporter TctB family protein, producing the protein MAPRQVVAIGWVVGLLLVVYVFGFEVAIPAFFLVYFGVMRAWRTALISAVAMWAVTYGLFEMALGVPLPHGLL; encoded by the coding sequence GTGGCGCCGCGGCAGGTGGTGGCCATCGGCTGGGTGGTGGGGCTGCTGCTGGTGGTCTACGTCTTCGGCTTCGAGGTCGCCATTCCGGCGTTCTTCCTCGTCTACTTCGGAGTGATGAGGGCGTGGCGCACCGCGCTGATCAGCGCGGTGGCCATGTGGGCCGTCACCTACGGGCTCTTCGAGATGGCGCTGGGCGTGCCGCTCCCGCACGGGCTGCTGTGA
- a CDS encoding ethanolamine ammonia-lyase reactivating factor EutA, giving the protein MSPAEPHAHGHHHHHTHAPAVYSAYVPDHDHDHDDEPLAPIEENPIWQQDNVVLHSVGMDIGSSGTQVVFSRLHMRRIGEELTSRYIVIRRENVYRSPVALTPYTGAERIDAEALGAIIDRAYEAAAVDPKEVDTGVVILTGEALRRRNAEAITRVLAQRGGELVTAAAGHHMEAMLAAYGSGAARTSYDTGARILTVDIGGGTTKLALLDRGRIVATAALHIGGRLLAYDDTGEVVRLEPAGRAHAARAGLTLDLGGRVSPEQIERLADTMAEALLAALPAPSPDGGTPNSPGGESLWLTEPLRNPGAVDGVVFSGGVAEYVYDREPRDFGDLGKPLGRALRRRVDAGALPYPLLPAGECIRATALGASEYSVQLSGNTGCITDPDRLLPRRNLQVVKPAYELTAEVDAKALAAAIRGQLAALGADTTDADIVLALGWRGEPRYDRLIAFARGVRDGLAGRIARGRPVYVVLDGDVAMTLGRLLRDELDVTGELLVVDGLSLRDFDYVDIGRVRHPSNTVPVTIKSLVFSTEVTPAAHG; this is encoded by the coding sequence GTGAGTCCCGCCGAGCCGCACGCCCACGGGCACCACCACCATCACACCCACGCCCCCGCGGTGTACTCGGCGTACGTCCCGGACCACGATCACGACCACGACGACGAACCGCTCGCGCCGATCGAGGAGAACCCGATCTGGCAGCAGGACAATGTCGTACTGCACAGCGTCGGCATGGACATCGGCTCGTCGGGCACCCAAGTGGTCTTCTCCCGGCTGCACATGCGGCGCATCGGTGAGGAACTCACCAGCCGCTACATCGTGATCCGCCGGGAGAACGTCTACCGCTCACCGGTCGCGCTCACCCCGTACACCGGGGCCGAGCGGATCGACGCGGAGGCGCTGGGCGCGATCATCGACAGGGCGTACGAGGCCGCCGCCGTCGACCCGAAGGAGGTCGACACCGGGGTGGTCATCCTCACCGGTGAGGCGCTGCGCCGCCGCAACGCCGAGGCGATCACCCGGGTCCTCGCCCAGCGCGGCGGTGAACTCGTCACCGCGGCGGCCGGCCACCACATGGAGGCGATGCTCGCCGCCTACGGGTCCGGTGCCGCCAGGACGTCCTACGACACCGGCGCCCGCATCCTCACCGTCGACATCGGCGGCGGCACGACGAAGCTGGCACTGCTGGACCGGGGCCGGATCGTCGCCACCGCGGCCCTGCACATCGGCGGCCGGCTCCTCGCGTACGACGACACCGGCGAGGTGGTGCGCCTGGAGCCCGCCGGCCGCGCCCACGCCGCCCGGGCCGGCCTCACCCTCGACCTCGGCGGCCGGGTGAGCCCGGAGCAGATCGAACGGCTCGCGGACACCATGGCCGAAGCACTGCTCGCCGCGCTCCCGGCGCCCTCCCCGGACGGCGGAACACCCAACTCCCCCGGCGGGGAATCCCTCTGGCTGACCGAGCCGCTGAGGAACCCGGGAGCGGTGGACGGGGTGGTCTTCTCCGGGGGCGTCGCGGAGTACGTCTACGACCGGGAACCCCGGGACTTCGGGGACCTCGGAAAGCCGCTCGGGCGCGCGCTGCGGCGACGGGTGGACGCCGGGGCGCTGCCGTATCCGCTGCTGCCGGCCGGCGAATGCATCCGCGCCACCGCGCTCGGCGCGTCCGAGTACAGCGTGCAGCTCAGCGGCAACACCGGCTGCATCACGGACCCCGACCGGCTGCTGCCCCGCCGTAACCTCCAAGTTGTCAAGCCTGCCTACGAGTTGACGGCTGAGGTGGACGCGAAGGCGCTCGCCGCGGCGATCCGCGGGCAACTGGCCGCGCTCGGCGCGGACACCACCGACGCGGACATCGTGCTCGCGCTGGGCTGGCGCGGCGAACCGCGCTACGACCGGCTGATCGCCTTCGCCCGCGGCGTCCGCGACGGCCTCGCCGGGCGGATCGCCCGCGGCAGGCCGGTGTACGTCGTGCTCGACGGGGACGTGGCCATGACGCTGGGGCGGCTGCTGCGGGACGAACTCGACGTCACCGGCGAACTGCTGGTCGTGGACGGCCTGAGCCTGCGGGACTTCGACTACGTCGACATCGGCCGGGTCCGCCACCCGTCCAACACCGTGCCGGTCACCATCAAGTCGCTGGTCTTCAGCACCGAGGTGACGCCCGCCGCTCACGGGTGA
- a CDS encoding NAD(P)/FAD-dependent oxidoreductase, whose translation MSGNGTLIIGASQAGLQLAVSLRQLGDTAPITLVGAETHPPYQRPPLSKEFLTGTAGPDTLALRTPAFYTDNRIDLVCGERITAVALPGPAGAGLAATASGRELRFDRLALTVGARPRRLPLPGAGLDGICRLRDHADAADLRRRLPSARHVVVVGGGFIGLEAAAAARALAGAASVTVVEAADRLMGRAVAPVVSEFYRRAHQRRGTEVRLATAVAAFEGAGGRVTAVRLTDGTLLPADLVLVGAGVVPRTELAEQLGLAVDGGIVVDAYARTSDPSVVAAGDCTTRPHPLTGEGRFRLESVQNAIAQAQVAAATLLGRFEETRTVPWFWSYQGDLKLQMAGLSAGHDGYVVRGSLDDEKFSVLYYGHGRLLAVDAVNRPADYMAVRKALGDGATIDPDRARDAEVPLKSLITTRVEAGLPA comes from the coding sequence GTGAGCGGCAACGGGACACTGATCATCGGCGCCAGTCAGGCGGGCCTTCAACTGGCCGTCTCACTACGGCAGTTGGGCGACACCGCACCGATCACCCTGGTCGGCGCCGAGACCCACCCGCCCTACCAGCGGCCCCCGCTCTCCAAGGAGTTCCTCACCGGAACCGCCGGGCCCGACACTCTCGCGCTGCGGACGCCGGCCTTCTACACCGACAACCGGATCGACCTGGTCTGCGGCGAGCGGATCACCGCGGTGGCGCTGCCGGGCCCGGCGGGCGCCGGCCTCGCGGCGACCGCGAGCGGGCGCGAGCTGCGCTTCGACCGCCTGGCGCTGACCGTCGGCGCGCGGCCACGGCGGCTGCCGCTGCCCGGCGCGGGCCTGGACGGGATCTGCCGGCTGCGCGACCACGCCGACGCCGCCGACCTGCGCCGACGCCTGCCCTCGGCGCGGCATGTGGTGGTGGTCGGCGGCGGGTTCATCGGCCTGGAGGCCGCCGCCGCGGCCCGCGCGCTGGCCGGCGCCGCCTCGGTGACCGTGGTCGAGGCCGCCGACCGGCTGATGGGCCGCGCGGTGGCGCCGGTGGTCTCGGAGTTCTACCGCCGGGCGCACCAGCGCCGCGGCACCGAGGTACGACTGGCCACCGCCGTCGCCGCCTTCGAGGGCGCCGGCGGCCGGGTCACCGCGGTCCGGCTCACCGACGGCACCCTGCTCCCCGCCGACCTGGTGCTGGTCGGCGCCGGCGTGGTGCCGCGCACCGAACTCGCCGAGCAGCTGGGCCTGGCCGTCGACGGCGGCATCGTGGTGGACGCCTACGCCCGCACCAGCGACCCCTCGGTGGTCGCGGCAGGCGACTGCACCACCCGGCCGCACCCGCTCACCGGGGAGGGCAGGTTCCGCCTGGAGTCGGTGCAGAACGCCATCGCCCAGGCCCAGGTCGCCGCCGCCACCTTGCTCGGGCGGTTCGAGGAGACCCGTACCGTGCCGTGGTTCTGGTCCTACCAGGGCGACTTGAAGCTCCAGATGGCCGGTCTTTCGGCCGGACACGACGGTTATGTGGTCCGCGGCAGCCTGGACGACGAGAAGTTCTCCGTCCTGTACTACGGGCACGGCCGGCTGCTGGCGGTCGACGCGGTCAACCGGCCCGCGGACTACATGGCGGTCCGCAAGGCGCTCGGCGACGGCGCGACCATCGACCCGGACCGCGCGCGGGACGCGGAGGTCCCGCTGAAGTCCCTCATCACCACCCGGGTGGAAGCGGGTCTGCCCGCCTGA
- a CDS encoding zinc-dependent alcohol dehydrogenase, producing MNGALSRPWPAGVSRAAVTGGAGTTRLYELPLPRLGPDDGLLRVEATGVRGADWRRYTSGPGGVILGREIIGRVTAVGPAAAERWGVGPGDRIAVEEFLSCGACGPCRRGEHRGCRIARTPGADRPPGYGRTPVALAPGLYGGLSEYLYLHPRAVVHRVGEGVDPRVATLFAPLANGIRWIARQARTRPGDTVVIHGPSRQGLACVPAARHAGAGAVVVVGGTAQLRRLDLAKHLGADHVVFADEEDAVAEVRALTGGRGADTVVHLSPQPGTLAEAVRMAAPRAAVLLAAPGSAGNAALPYTAVARGELRLAGARGHDHRSVEAALDVIRSGRHRLDLLTTHHFALAEADTALRTAAGRTGEHALHVTAGA from the coding sequence GTGAACGGTGCACTGTCCCGGCCGTGGCCGGCCGGAGTGTCGCGCGCGGCCGTCACCGGCGGGGCCGGCACCACGCGCCTGTACGAACTGCCGCTGCCCCGGCTGGGACCCGACGACGGCCTGCTCAGGGTAGAGGCAACCGGCGTGCGCGGCGCCGACTGGCGCCGCTACACCTCAGGACCGGGCGGTGTCATCCTCGGCCGCGAGATCATCGGCCGGGTGACCGCCGTCGGCCCGGCCGCCGCCGAACGCTGGGGAGTCGGACCCGGCGACCGTATCGCGGTGGAGGAGTTCTTGTCCTGCGGTGCGTGCGGCCCCTGCCGGCGCGGCGAGCACCGCGGCTGCCGGATCGCCCGCACCCCGGGCGCCGACCGGCCACCGGGCTACGGCCGTACGCCCGTTGCCCTGGCGCCCGGCCTGTACGGCGGGCTGAGCGAGTACCTGTATCTGCACCCGCGGGCGGTGGTCCACCGGGTCGGCGAGGGCGTCGACCCGCGGGTCGCCACGCTCTTCGCACCGCTCGCCAACGGCATCCGCTGGATCGCCCGCCAGGCCCGTACCCGCCCCGGCGACACCGTGGTCATCCACGGGCCGTCCCGGCAGGGGCTGGCCTGCGTACCGGCCGCCCGGCACGCCGGGGCGGGCGCCGTGGTGGTCGTCGGCGGCACCGCGCAGCTGCGCCGCCTCGACCTGGCCAAGCACCTGGGCGCCGACCATGTGGTCTTCGCCGACGAGGAGGACGCGGTCGCCGAGGTGCGGGCGCTGACCGGCGGCCGGGGCGCCGACACCGTCGTGCACCTGTCGCCGCAGCCCGGCACGCTCGCCGAGGCGGTCCGCATGGCGGCCCCGCGGGCCGCGGTCCTGCTCGCCGCCCCGGGATCCGCCGGTAACGCCGCCCTGCCGTATACGGCCGTGGCCCGCGGTGAACTGCGGCTGGCCGGAGCGCGCGGGCACGACCACCGGTCGGTGGAGGCGGCGCTGGACGTCATCCGCTCCGGCCGGCACCGGCTCGACCTCCTGACCACCCATCATTTCGCCCTGGCGGAGGCCGACACGGCGCTGCGCACGGCGGCCGGCCGGACCGGCGAACACGCCCTCCATGTGACCGCCGGAGCCTGA
- a CDS encoding FadR/GntR family transcriptional regulator: protein MAPRRPESKPVDGKSGGLLSPVTDRRISALIVDQVRSLIHEGKLTPGDRLPPEREMCERFGVSRVTVREALRVLEASGLVEIRVGAHGGAFVTQPTSDRVGASITDLLTLSSVTAADVTEVRLVLEVGIIPHLCANADDEDIEALLAICDRQEEGLNSGTYDVALSAEFHTRLAASTHNTAFEMLIHTFHGPLLMSLATAQKTAPEMGRRGVEEHRELITAIQQRDTAAGERIMREHLSRTAARLCLDEPKRKAPRKVAAAKS from the coding sequence ATGGCCCCTCGCCGCCCGGAAAGCAAGCCGGTGGACGGCAAGTCGGGCGGGCTGCTCAGCCCCGTCACCGACCGCCGGATCTCCGCACTCATCGTCGACCAGGTGCGGTCCCTGATCCACGAGGGCAAGTTGACCCCGGGCGACCGCCTGCCGCCCGAACGCGAGATGTGCGAGCGGTTCGGCGTGAGCCGGGTGACCGTGCGCGAGGCGCTGCGGGTGCTGGAGGCCAGCGGCCTGGTGGAGATCCGGGTGGGCGCGCACGGCGGCGCCTTCGTCACCCAGCCGACCAGCGACCGGGTCGGCGCGAGCATCACCGACCTGCTCACCTTGTCGTCGGTCACCGCCGCCGATGTCACCGAGGTCCGCCTGGTGCTGGAGGTCGGCATCATCCCGCACCTGTGCGCCAACGCCGACGACGAGGACATCGAGGCGCTGCTGGCCATCTGCGACCGGCAGGAAGAGGGCCTGAACAGCGGGACGTACGACGTCGCGCTCTCCGCGGAGTTCCACACCCGGCTGGCGGCCAGCACCCACAACACCGCCTTCGAGATGCTGATCCACACCTTCCACGGCCCGCTGCTGATGTCGCTGGCGACCGCGCAGAAGACCGCGCCGGAGATGGGGCGGCGCGGCGTGGAGGAGCACCGGGAACTGATCACGGCGATCCAGCAGCGCGACACCGCGGCCGGCGAGCGGATCATGCGCGAGCACCTGAGCCGTACCGCGGCCCGGCTGTGCCTGGACGAGCCGAAGCGCAAGGCGCCGCGCAAGGTGGCGGCGGCGAAGAGCTGA
- a CDS encoding aromatic ring-hydroxylating dioxygenase subunit alpha, which translates to MLRPDINELLTQTGPGTPMGELFRQYWIPALHAEELPENDSPPVRVKLLSERMIAFRDSDGRYGLVDEFCAHRGASLWFGRNEGSGLRCPYHGWKYDVTGQCVEVPSEADNSSFCQNVKLTAYPLVKVGDLLWTYMGDPGKQPPLPEFEFAHVPAEQTYTSKRWQQCNWLQAFEGGIDSSHVTFLHSGGLKTDPLFKGAKGNEYNMKDTKPFFEVADSEGGLFVGARRNAEEGTYYWRITPWVMPAFTMVPPRGDHPVHGHFWVPIDDENCWTYSFDYHPVRALTEAERQAMIDGHGVHSKNIPGTYRPAANMDNDYLIDREAQKRGDTYSGVAGIAMQDASLQESMGPVVDRSKERLVPADSGIIKARQKLRKAAVALRDEGITPPGVDPAHHRVRSAAVVLPLAESFLDSCRDAVTVTPGVAQSSV; encoded by the coding sequence GTGCTTAGACCAGACATCAATGAGCTGCTGACCCAGACCGGCCCCGGGACCCCGATGGGGGAACTCTTCCGGCAGTACTGGATCCCGGCGCTGCACGCCGAGGAGCTGCCGGAGAACGACTCCCCGCCGGTCCGGGTGAAGCTGCTGTCGGAACGCATGATCGCCTTCCGGGACAGCGACGGCCGCTACGGGCTGGTCGACGAGTTCTGCGCACACCGCGGCGCCTCGCTGTGGTTCGGCCGCAACGAGGGGTCCGGGCTGCGCTGCCCGTACCACGGCTGGAAGTACGACGTCACCGGCCAGTGTGTCGAGGTACCGTCGGAGGCCGACAACAGCAGCTTCTGCCAGAACGTCAAGCTGACCGCGTACCCGCTGGTCAAGGTCGGCGACCTGCTGTGGACCTACATGGGTGACCCGGGCAAGCAGCCGCCGCTGCCCGAGTTCGAGTTCGCGCATGTGCCGGCGGAGCAGACGTACACCTCCAAGCGCTGGCAGCAGTGCAACTGGCTGCAGGCCTTCGAGGGCGGTATCGACTCCAGCCATGTGACCTTCCTGCACTCCGGCGGCCTGAAGACCGATCCGCTCTTCAAGGGTGCCAAGGGCAACGAGTACAACATGAAGGACACCAAGCCGTTCTTCGAGGTCGCCGACAGTGAGGGCGGCCTCTTCGTCGGTGCCCGCCGCAACGCGGAGGAGGGCACCTACTACTGGCGGATCACGCCGTGGGTGATGCCGGCCTTCACGATGGTGCCGCCGCGCGGCGACCACCCGGTGCACGGCCACTTCTGGGTGCCGATCGACGACGAGAACTGCTGGACGTACTCCTTCGACTACCACCCGGTGCGGGCGCTGACCGAGGCCGAGCGGCAGGCGATGATCGACGGCCACGGGGTGCACAGCAAGAACATCCCCGGCACCTACCGGCCCGCCGCCAACATGGACAACGACTACCTGATCGACCGCGAGGCACAAAAGCGCGGCGACACCTACTCCGGTGTCGCCGGGATCGCCATGCAGGACGCGTCACTGCAGGAGAGCATGGGCCCGGTCGTGGACCGCAGCAAGGAACGGCTGGTGCCGGCCGACAGCGGGATCATCAAGGCCCGGCAGAAGCTGCGCAAGGCGGCGGTGGCACTGCGGGACGAGGGCATCACCCCGCCCGGAGTTGACCCGGCCCACCACCGGGTGCGGTCGGCGGCGGTGGTGCTGCCGCTGGCCGAGTCCTTCCTGGACTCGTGCCGCGACGCGGTCACCGTCACCCCCGGCGTCGCACAGTCCTCGGTATGA
- a CDS encoding class I SAM-dependent methyltransferase — translation MAERSRSAAAVWSDPDFAGAWLAADPRGEHDLLALPRLIAARVVAEETPEPRLIVDVAGGGGAFLSVLLEAFPGARGVWLDASPTMLERARSELARFGDRVEFRPGDMTELRAAGVPGDADLIASSRASHHLDRAELHGFYQEAAGLLAGGGWLVNLDHIAPEEVWNRRFRSARKKFTPPRPAGTHHHDRPLPGIEDHLDGYRAAGITEVDIAWKAFYTCLFMGRAAPR, via the coding sequence ATGGCGGAACGGAGCCGTTCGGCGGCCGCGGTGTGGTCCGACCCGGATTTCGCCGGGGCGTGGCTGGCCGCCGATCCGCGCGGGGAGCACGATCTGCTGGCGCTGCCGCGGCTGATCGCGGCGCGGGTGGTGGCCGAGGAGACGCCCGAGCCCCGGCTGATCGTCGATGTGGCCGGTGGCGGCGGCGCCTTCCTTTCGGTGCTGCTTGAGGCGTTTCCCGGTGCCCGGGGCGTCTGGCTGGACGCGTCGCCGACCATGCTGGAGCGGGCCAGGTCCGAACTGGCCCGGTTCGGTGACCGGGTGGAGTTCCGTCCCGGTGACATGACCGAACTGCGGGCGGCGGGTGTGCCCGGGGACGCCGATCTGATCGCCAGTTCGCGGGCCAGCCACCATCTGGACCGCGCCGAACTGCACGGTTTCTACCAGGAGGCGGCCGGGCTGCTGGCCGGCGGCGGGTGGCTGGTCAACCTCGATCACATCGCCCCCGAGGAGGTCTGGAACCGGCGTTTCCGCTCGGCCCGCAAGAAGTTCACCCCGCCCCGCCCGGCGGGCACCCACCACCACGACCGGCCGCTGCCCGGCATCGAGGACCACCTCGACGGCTACCGGGCGGCGGGGATCACCGAGGTGGACATCGCCTGGAAGGCGTTCTACACCTGCCTGTTCATGGGTCGCGCGGCACCGCGCTGA